Proteins found in one Salvia splendens isolate huo1 chromosome 10, SspV2, whole genome shotgun sequence genomic segment:
- the LOC121753220 gene encoding nudix hydrolase 17, mitochondrial-like, producing MTLQIKKLATSPSRSGRHLQRYNQGFRLVVGCIPYRIKQSNKIEGSLIEDLEVLLISSQKSSSMMFPKGGWELDEEIELAALRETLEEAGVIGSLEHKLGEWIFKSKRQEKSHEASMYSLLVTEELDVWPEKDLRQRVWMTVDKARQVCARSWMKEALDAFVCQRGQKAEEARAPSPCRLL from the exons ATGACTCTCCAAATTAAGAAACTGGCGACTTCTCCTTCTCGATCAGGCAGACATCTGCAGCGTTATAATCAGGGATTTCGTCTAGTTGTTGG ATGCATACCTTACAGAATAAAACAGAGCAACAAAATCGAAGGGAGTTTAATTGAGGATTTGGAGGTGCTTTTGATAAGCTCCCAGAAGAGTTCTAGCATGATGTTCCCTAAG GGCGGTTGGGAACTCGACGAGGAAATCGAATTGGCGGCTTTAAGAGAGACGTTGGAGGAAGCCGGTGTGATCGGATCCCTCGAG CATAAATTAGGGGAATGGATTTTCAAAAGCAAACGGCAAGAGAAGTCCCACGAGGCGTCGATGTACTCGTTGCTGGTGACGGAGGAACTCGACGTATGGCCGGAGAAAGATCTCCGCCAACGCGTTTGG ATGACAGTCGACAAAGCTAGACAAGTGTGCGCGCGGTCATGGATGAAGGAGGCGCTCGACGCCTTTGTATGCCAGAGAGGGCAAAAAGCAGAGGAGGCCCGAGCTCCGTCACCGTGTAGATTATTATAA